Proteins found in one uncultured Desulfuromonas sp. genomic segment:
- a CDS encoding calcium-binding protein yields the protein MSLNPFAVTGDDSIYNDFNQNGELDLYDSATSEGELSSNYLQDRAEMLFNLIAANINDLTKTDTAVIYEDVALDITLNDPNLLDVTDPNPDYTIAFGGNDTDTVRGTSPNWSGDRNDRLYGMAGNDTIYGYSGDDYIEGGVGDDTLYGGEGDDTYFYLPGDGQDTITDTEISDSDTNHITVGNLDLLNTAIESYYSNTSQTLYTFIDSTNGLTYEWNPLTETVLITGSLLDGATTGTTNSITINDISNPNQLFERFGINLTFCFEAALTLDTTNPFTLENYIADDLSSTLAEWGSLSFSLGVNQALAAGDKIVIQLSGNVDGSQLTLVYEGQQLDFVNGEITLDAVDGQTLFSFALLEQGELIIDGNISLSATIITVDEDGNEMDYAALNTLDLTVADDGFTTGTTEAPQTSRDILGDLSPIDADPEQAGIQYSYDDLGNVVTNGTSETRDDTLYDSAENDFIDSGDGDDTVHLIRGGNDTIELGQGDDRLLVENGNSEGIVANGEDGRDYIDGSLNADVLVGGAGADLLHGGDGDDLLFGEHRGNLGDFILTGSTEAASGVRGDLVDAEDGNDKIVTGAAEDFIAGGDGDDFIVAGGGDDYINGDENIYSPDWKSWDVEEIINTNANGDITYTYSYSSLAVEDASGSGDDTIYAGSGNDAVFGGAGNDTIYLETGADKSFGGAGSDIILGGDGDDMINGDNGIALLDETLHGEDFLDGGTGNDKIYGMGGSDILYGGTGDDELYGDSSDQLIAGNDYLNGEDGNDILVGGAGCDSLVGGTGNDLLMGQEDNDALWGGAGEDELQGGCGDDYLFGEEDNDILFGEDGDDILSGGAGNDTLQGDVGNDQLFGDDGDDLLHGMEGDDLLFGGTGDDQLVGGEGDDSLDGGEGDDTLFGGLGNDLLRGGLGADSLVGDQGDDQLSGDAGTDHLWGGDGADLLDGGIDNDYLEGGLGDDRVFGGDGDDDLFGGEGADRLIGGRGVDYLSGDGGDDLYRLNLGDGGMQDGVVDSVVDAAGADTIVFGRGIDIEHFELFKDGRDLIIRYSSTDWVSVASGYDGSVETYAFDDGSTYNWQEFIQRIEARPDIFEGSDLSDSIVGGDGADALYGCGGHDHLYGALGDDTLIGGEGADRLVGGDGDDSLSGDSGDDILFGGNGNDELVGGSGLDYMDGGDGNDHYHLDRGDGVVVSGTVSAITDNSGLDTLEFGEGIAVSDLQIFENGTDIILNYGNNDWIGIKNGLQGVIETFTFADGASLDWQQLLALEDDGTSLALQETQQAPAAGAMPTWGGSGNDLFRAQEDSNFLHGNGGDDTLTSGQGRFIFYGEDGDDLYQINKRTGYLDNWSHGNDFIIDSSGNDTVEFGFGIDVSHLSIYYSANDFLLTDSDADLYLQIVDGLDGAIETFTFVDGRTFDWQQLIQTLDSSYITRLFLEGDDTDDILNGAYGDDEIKGGAGNDQLFGDQGNDDLYGHAGDDVLEGGAGNDYLSGGSGHDLYLFGPGDGVDTISRYFDSDPDALNILQFKQGVSPDDILIRRTPDDDSLYDNLTISNTNTGDRITVLDYFHNFNQIQQIVFSDGTIWQREDILAKVVTGTVGDDVLVGTDFADTILGMAGDDILNGLSGDDHVDGGLGNDELYGGAGNDTLDGNEGDDLLEGGDGSDELYGGTGYDILEGNEGDDLLEGGDGSDELYGGTGYDILEGNEGDDFLEGGGGDDELYGGADNDVLEGNEGDDLLEGGDGDDELYGGDGDDELYGGDGDDRLNGGEGDDSLSGGFGSDTLTGGAGDDVYDYEYGNGADVIDNSGGGSDGLIFGDIASDRLTYLQDGDDLIVRVDDDETNQVTITNWFAGSDYQLAYIQSFGEDAIDAATVNTLLSEPGGEGNENPPVESQFDSVITGTESAEQLVGSNGMDLLQGLAGDDQIFGLAGADELNGGDGSDYLDGGDGNDVQLGEAGDDQLGGDAGNDTLIGGAGDDIYVYGAGSGADTIDNSGGGTDWLIFTDGITSDRLTYLQDGDDLIVRVDGDETTQVTINNWFLDSAYTIDYIQPDGEYGLPAAQIETLLTGGSSDFDSIVEGTDSAEQLVGTSGRDQLNAYAGDDQLFGLAGADELNGGDGADYLDGGAGDDIQSGGAGDDQLGGDAGNDTLIGGTGNDIYVYASGSGADTIDNSDGGTDWLIFTNDITSARLTYLQDGDDLIVRIDGDAATQVTIRDWFVGTEYQLAYLQPSGESAIAAATINELFAESGGGDNGGLPAESEFDSVTTGTDSAEQLVGTSGMDLLQGLAGDDQLFGLSGDDWLVAGDGSDYLDGGAGNDVQLGEAGADQLGGDAGNDLLIGGADDDIYVYRAGSGADTIDNRGGGTDWLIFTDDITQNRLSYHRSGDDLLVKIDGDETTMVTVKHWFDGDDYKLSYIQPSGGYGISATSIESQLSTTPDSGFDTLIVGTDGADTLTSASTADQLHGYDGDDQLTGLDGNDELSGDDGNDLLYGGAGNDTYLFNLGDGSDSLYDESGTDSIVFGDEVTADGFAFFMDGDTLQIGYGTDDVVTLANYSNSTTGNRIESITLSDGSSLSDSDITQIIQDISAYAVAEGISVTSLDDVRQNDGLLTIVANAWEMAV from the coding sequence GTGAGCCTTAATCCTTTTGCCGTCACTGGAGATGATAGTATCTATAACGATTTCAATCAGAACGGTGAGCTTGACCTATATGATTCAGCAACTAGTGAAGGAGAACTGAGCAGCAATTACCTTCAAGACCGTGCCGAAATGCTTTTTAATCTGATTGCAGCCAACATCAACGACTTGACGAAAACCGACACTGCCGTGATTTATGAAGATGTTGCACTAGACATCACGCTCAATGATCCGAATTTGCTGGATGTCACGGATCCCAACCCTGACTATACGATCGCCTTTGGCGGTAACGATACGGATACCGTGCGCGGTACCTCACCAAACTGGTCCGGTGATCGTAATGACCGCCTTTACGGCATGGCCGGTAATGACACCATCTATGGTTATTCCGGTGATGACTATATCGAAGGAGGCGTCGGCGACGATACCCTCTACGGTGGCGAGGGCGATGATACTTATTTCTATCTGCCCGGCGATGGCCAGGACACCATCACCGACACGGAAATCTCCGACTCCGACACCAACCACATCACCGTCGGCAACTTGGATCTGCTCAATACGGCAATTGAATCATATTACTCAAACACCTCGCAGACGCTCTATACCTTCATCGATTCAACCAACGGTCTCACTTACGAGTGGAATCCGTTGACCGAAACTGTACTGATCACCGGTTCTCTTCTGGACGGGGCAACGACCGGCACCACCAACAGCATCACCATCAACGACATCAGCAACCCGAATCAACTTTTCGAACGCTTCGGTATTAACCTGACCTTTTGTTTCGAAGCCGCGCTGACCCTCGATACCACCAACCCGTTCACCCTGGAAAACTACATCGCCGATGATCTCTCCTCAACCCTGGCCGAGTGGGGCTCCTTAAGTTTCAGCCTCGGGGTAAACCAAGCGTTAGCGGCCGGAGATAAAATCGTCATTCAGCTTTCCGGCAACGTTGATGGCAGTCAGTTGACCTTGGTGTACGAAGGGCAACAGCTCGATTTCGTCAATGGTGAAATCACCCTCGACGCCGTCGACGGACAAACCCTTTTTTCTTTTGCTCTGCTTGAGCAGGGCGAACTCATTATTGACGGCAACATCTCCCTTAGCGCAACAATCATCACCGTGGATGAAGACGGCAACGAAATGGACTACGCCGCTCTGAACACCTTGGATCTGACCGTCGCCGATGACGGCTTTACAACCGGCACCACCGAAGCACCGCAAACAAGCCGCGATATCCTCGGCGATTTAAGCCCCATTGACGCCGACCCCGAACAAGCCGGCATTCAGTACAGTTACGATGATCTCGGCAATGTCGTTACCAACGGCACCAGCGAAACACGTGACGACACCCTGTATGACAGTGCGGAAAATGACTTTATCGACAGCGGCGACGGCGACGACACCGTTCATCTCATCCGTGGCGGGAATGATACCATTGAACTCGGCCAGGGTGACGACAGGCTGCTGGTTGAAAATGGCAACAGCGAAGGAATTGTGGCTAATGGTGAAGATGGCCGTGACTATATCGACGGCAGCTTGAATGCGGATGTGCTGGTCGGCGGAGCGGGTGCGGACCTGCTGCACGGTGGTGATGGAGATGATTTGCTGTTTGGTGAGCATCGGGGAAACCTCGGTGACTTTATTCTTACCGGATCAACTGAAGCTGCCAGCGGTGTTAGAGGCGATCTGGTGGACGCTGAAGACGGCAACGATAAAATCGTCACTGGCGCCGCGGAGGATTTTATCGCCGGTGGCGACGGTGACGATTTTATCGTTGCCGGAGGTGGCGATGATTACATTAACGGTGATGAAAATATTTATTCCCCAGACTGGAAAAGTTGGGATGTGGAGGAAATAATCAACACCAATGCAAATGGTGATATCACCTATACGTACAGTTATTCCAGTCTGGCTGTAGAGGATGCTTCCGGAAGCGGTGATGACACCATCTATGCTGGATCCGGCAACGACGCCGTTTTTGGAGGCGCTGGAAACGACACCATTTATCTGGAAACCGGAGCTGATAAAAGTTTTGGCGGTGCTGGAAGCGATATCATCCTTGGTGGAGACGGGGATGACATGATAAACGGCGACAACGGTATTGCCTTGCTGGATGAAACCTTGCATGGTGAAGATTTTCTGGATGGTGGAACGGGCAATGATAAAATTTACGGCATGGGCGGTTCGGACATCCTGTATGGCGGAACGGGGGATGATGAGCTTTATGGCGACAGCTCAGACCAGCTGATTGCCGGCAATGATTACCTCAATGGTGAGGACGGCAACGACATTTTGGTTGGTGGCGCCGGGTGTGACAGCCTGGTAGGAGGCACAGGCAACGATCTGTTGATGGGACAAGAAGACAACGATGCCCTGTGGGGCGGGGCCGGTGAAGATGAATTGCAGGGTGGCTGCGGCGATGATTATCTTTTTGGCGAAGAAGACAACGACATCCTTTTTGGTGAAGATGGTGACGACATTCTAAGCGGGGGGGCCGGAAATGACACCTTGCAAGGCGATGTCGGCAATGACCAGCTCTTCGGCGACGATGGAGATGATCTCCTCCATGGCATGGAGGGTGATGACTTGCTCTTCGGCGGCACCGGTGATGATCAACTTGTGGGGGGAGAAGGCGACGACAGTCTCGATGGCGGCGAAGGCGACGATACCCTTTTCGGCGGACTCGGAAACGATCTTCTTCGAGGCGGGCTAGGCGCCGATTCCTTGGTCGGTGATCAAGGTGACGACCAATTATCCGGCGATGCCGGGACGGATCACCTGTGGGGTGGAGACGGTGCCGACCTGTTGGACGGCGGCATCGACAACGATTATCTCGAAGGCGGCCTGGGCGATGACCGTGTGTTCGGCGGCGACGGCGATGATGACCTGTTCGGTGGTGAAGGTGCGGACCGGTTGATCGGCGGTCGCGGTGTTGATTATCTGAGCGGCGACGGAGGCGACGATTTGTATCGGCTCAACCTCGGCGACGGCGGTATGCAGGATGGCGTTGTTGATTCCGTCGTTGATGCTGCCGGTGCCGACACCATTGTTTTTGGCCGGGGAATTGATATTGAACACTTTGAACTGTTTAAAGACGGCCGGGACCTGATTATTCGCTACAGCTCAACCGATTGGGTTTCCGTGGCGAGCGGCTATGACGGTTCAGTGGAAACTTATGCTTTCGATGATGGCTCAACGTATAATTGGCAAGAGTTCATCCAACGAATTGAGGCCCGTCCCGATATTTTTGAGGGGTCTGATCTTTCAGACAGCATTGTCGGTGGCGACGGGGCAGACGCGTTGTATGGCTGCGGCGGCCATGATCATCTTTACGGAGCCCTCGGCGACGACACCCTGATTGGTGGTGAAGGCGCAGACCGGTTGGTCGGCGGAGACGGTGACGACAGCCTGTCCGGCGATAGTGGCGACGACATTTTGTTCGGAGGTAACGGCAATGACGAGCTCGTCGGCGGGAGCGGCCTTGATTATATGGACGGAGGAGACGGCAACGACCACTATCACCTTGATCGTGGTGACGGCGTTGTTGTCTCCGGAACGGTTTCAGCCATCACCGACAATTCCGGCCTCGATACTCTGGAGTTCGGTGAAGGGATTGCGGTCAGCGACCTGCAAATTTTTGAAAACGGCACGGATATAATCCTCAACTACGGCAATAATGACTGGATCGGAATCAAGAACGGCCTGCAAGGTGTGATCGAAACGTTTACCTTCGCGGATGGAGCCAGTCTGGACTGGCAACAACTGCTGGCTTTAGAAGATGACGGGACAAGTTTAGCTCTGCAGGAAACGCAGCAGGCCCCGGCGGCGGGTGCAATGCCGACCTGGGGAGGTAGCGGTAATGATCTCTTTCGCGCTCAGGAGGACTCCAACTTTCTTCACGGCAATGGCGGTGACGATACGCTTACCTCCGGGCAAGGCAGATTTATTTTCTACGGAGAAGATGGAGACGACCTCTATCAGATCAATAAAAGAACCGGCTACCTCGACAACTGGTCTCATGGGAATGACTTTATTATCGATTCTTCCGGCAATGATACGGTCGAATTTGGTTTCGGCATTGATGTCTCTCACCTTTCAATCTATTACAGTGCAAACGATTTTTTATTGACTGACTCTGATGCCGATCTTTATTTGCAGATTGTTGATGGTCTGGACGGGGCGATAGAGACGTTTACTTTTGTCGATGGACGGACGTTTGACTGGCAACAGCTCATCCAAACCCTCGACAGCAGCTATATTACCCGACTTTTTCTTGAGGGCGATGACACTGACGACATCCTGAACGGGGCGTATGGAGATGATGAAATCAAAGGCGGTGCCGGAAATGACCAGCTCTTTGGAGATCAAGGCAATGATGATCTTTACGGCCATGCGGGAGACGATGTCCTCGAGGGCGGAGCGGGCAATGATTATCTTAGCGGCGGCAGCGGTCATGATCTCTATTTGTTCGGTCCTGGTGACGGTGTGGATACCATTTCCCGTTACTTCGATTCGGATCCTGACGCGCTGAATATCCTCCAGTTTAAGCAGGGGGTTTCGCCCGATGACATTCTGATTCGCCGCACACCGGATGACGACTCTCTTTATGACAACCTGACGATCTCAAATACAAATACGGGAGATCGGATTACGGTCTTGGATTATTTCCATAATTTTAATCAGATTCAGCAGATAGTGTTCAGTGACGGGACGATTTGGCAAAGAGAGGATATTTTGGCGAAAGTCGTAACCGGGACTGTGGGCGATGATGTACTGGTTGGGACCGATTTCGCCGACACGATACTCGGCATGGCGGGAGACGACATCCTCAACGGTCTGTCCGGTGATGATCATGTCGATGGCGGACTTGGTAACGATGAGTTGTATGGCGGTGCAGGCAATGACACTCTTGATGGCAATGAAGGAGATGATCTTCTTGAGGGCGGTGACGGCAGTGACGAATTGTATGGCGGCACAGGCTATGACATCCTCGAAGGCAACGAAGGAGATGATCTTCTTGAGGGCGGTGACGGCAGTGACGAATTGTATGGCGGCACAGGCTATGACATCCTCGAAGGCAATGAAGGAGATGATTTTCTTGAAGGTGGCGGCGGCGATGACGAATTGTATGGCGGTGCTGACAATGATGTTCTCGAAGGCAACGAAGGAGATGATCTTCTTGAGGGCGGTGACGGCGACGACGAATTGTATGGCGGTGACGGCGACGACGAATTGTATGGCGGTGACGGCGACGACAGGCTCAATGGGGGCGAGGGCGACGACAGCCTTTCCGGTGGTTTCGGAAGTGATACTTTGACCGGCGGCGCCGGAGATGACGTTTACGACTATGAATACGGCAACGGCGCTGACGTCATCGACAACAGTGGTGGCGGTAGCGACGGGCTGATTTTTGGCGACATCGCCAGTGACAGATTGACCTATCTTCAGGATGGCGATGACCTGATTGTCCGGGTGGATGACGATGAAACAAACCAAGTGACGATCACAAACTGGTTTGCCGGTTCGGACTATCAACTGGCCTACATTCAGTCTTTCGGTGAAGACGCGATTGACGCTGCCACGGTTAACACGCTGTTGTCGGAACCCGGCGGCGAAGGTAATGAAAACCCTCCAGTGGAGAGCCAATTTGACAGTGTCATCACCGGCACGGAGAGCGCCGAACAGTTGGTTGGTAGCAACGGCATGGACCTGTTGCAAGGGCTGGCCGGTGACGATCAAATTTTTGGCTTGGCCGGTGCCGATGAACTCAATGGCGGTGACGGATCTGACTATCTTGATGGTGGCGACGGCAACGATGTTCAGCTCGGTGAAGCCGGCGACGATCAGCTCGGCGGTGATGCCGGTAATGACACCCTGATCGGCGGTGCCGGGGACGATATTTACGTCTATGGCGCGGGCAGTGGTGCCGATACCATTGACAACAGTGGCGGCGGTACGGATTGGCTGATTTTTACCGATGGGATCACCAGCGATCGCCTGACCTATTTGCAGGATGGTGACGATTTGATTGTCCGAGTAGACGGCGATGAAACCACCCAGGTGACGATCAATAATTGGTTTTTAGACAGTGCTTACACGATCGACTACATTCAGCCGGATGGAGAATACGGCCTTCCAGCGGCGCAAATTGAAACCCTACTTACAGGCGGATCCTCGGATTTTGATAGCATTGTTGAAGGTACGGACTCCGCCGAACAACTGGTAGGCACTTCAGGCCGTGACCAACTCAACGCCTATGCCGGGGATGATCAATTATTCGGTCTGGCCGGAGCCGATGAGCTCAACGGCGGTGACGGGGCGGATTACCTTGATGGCGGTGCCGGAGACGACATTCAGTCGGGCGGTGCAGGCGACGACCAGCTCGGCGGCGATGCCGGTAACGACACGTTGATTGGTGGGACCGGCAACGATATTTATGTCTATGCGTCAGGCAGTGGCGCTGACACCATCGATAACAGCGATGGCGGGACCGACTGGCTCATTTTTACCAACGACATCACCAGTGCTCGGTTGACTTATCTGCAGGACGGCGATGACCTGATCGTGCGGATTGATGGCGATGCTGCCACGCAAGTGACGATTCGTGACTGGTTTGTCGGCACGGAGTATCAACTGGCCTACCTTCAGCCTTCCGGAGAAAGTGCGATTGCCGCTGCCACGATTAACGAGCTGTTTGCAGAATCCGGCGGTGGAGATAATGGCGGTCTTCCGGCGGAAAGCGAATTTGACAGCGTCACCACCGGCACGGACAGTGCCGAACAGCTGGTTGGCACCAGTGGCATGGATTTGTTGCAGGGCTTGGCTGGCGACGATCAGCTTTTTGGCTTGTCCGGTGATGACTGGCTGGTGGCCGGTGACGGTTCTGACTATCTCGACGGCGGTGCCGGCAACGATGTTCAGCTCGGCGAAGCCGGTGCCGATCAGCTCGGTGGTGATGCCGGCAATGACCTCCTGATCGGTGGGGCTGATGATGATATTTATGTCTATCGCGCAGGCAGCGGAGCTGACACCATCGACAATCGTGGCGGCGGCACCGATTGGCTGATCTTCACCGATGATATCACTCAAAACCGGCTCAGTTATCACCGCTCGGGAGATGATCTCTTGGTGAAAATTGATGGTGATGAGACAACTATGGTGACTGTGAAGCATTGGTTTGATGGGGACGACTACAAACTTTCCTACATCCAGCCCTCAGGTGGCTACGGCATTTCCGCGACGAGCATCGAAAGCCAGTTGTCCACCACGCCGGACAGTGGCTTTGACACGCTGATCGTGGGAACGGATGGTGCCGATACCCTGACTAGCGCTTCCACCGCTGATCAGTTACACGGCTATGACGGCGATGACCAGCTTACCGGGTTGGATGGCAATGATGAGCTGAGCGGCGATGACGGCAATGATCTGCTTTATGGTGGTGCCGGTAACGACACCTACCTGTTCAATTTAGGCGACGGCAGCGACAGTCTATATGATGAGTCAGGCACGGATTCCATTGTGTTCGGCGACGAAGTGACTGCGGATGGCTTCGCCTTTTTCATGGACGGAGATACCTTGCAGATTGGTTACGGTACGGATGATGTCGTCACTCTAGCGAACTACAGTAATTCCACCACCGGCAACCGCATCGAAAGCATCACCCTGTCGGATGGCAGCTCTCTCAGTGACAGCGACATCACGCAGATCATTCAGGATATAAGCGCCTATGCCGTCGCGGAAGGGATCAGTGTAACCAGCCTGGATGATGTGCGACAGAATGATGGTTTGCTAACCATCGTTGCCAATGCCTGGGAAATGGCTGTTTGA
- a CDS encoding transposase produces MSRPLRIEFAGAFYHVTARGNERKKIFVSQRDYVRFKDYLEIARERFGCVLHAYVLMGNHYHLLLETPEANLSKVMHYLNGSYTTYFNVKRKRSGHLFQGRYKSIVVDRDNYLLELSRYIHLNPVRAGIKERPDEYPHSSYGSYIGQSADDLVCRKEVLALLTDESTKAVGKYREYVELALEEETVSPLEKLYGGFVLGRERFVREILQRLSADQVEREDVSYRKSLQVGNWVEDIIQRVCVYHGCRPQDLNKKEHRHARDMAIYLLKRQTAAANREIGEMFDGLSYSAVAKICQRFGKRLQDNKGLTLALEELSRVKG; encoded by the coding sequence ATGTCCAGACCATTACGGATCGAATTTGCCGGGGCGTTCTATCACGTCACGGCCCGAGGGAATGAGCGCAAGAAAATATTTGTTTCACAGCGGGATTACGTGCGGTTCAAGGACTATCTTGAGATTGCTCGCGAGCGCTTCGGCTGTGTGCTCCATGCTTACGTGCTGATGGGGAATCATTATCATCTCCTGCTTGAAACGCCGGAGGCGAATCTTTCCAAGGTGATGCATTATTTGAACGGCTCGTACACCACCTATTTTAACGTCAAGCGCAAGCGCAGTGGACATCTGTTCCAGGGGCGTTACAAATCGATTGTTGTGGACCGCGACAATTACCTACTGGAACTCAGCCGCTATATTCACCTGAACCCCGTCAGGGCTGGGATCAAGGAGCGACCTGATGAGTATCCACACAGCAGCTATGGCAGCTATATCGGCCAAAGCGCAGACGATTTGGTCTGTCGGAAAGAGGTTCTGGCGTTGTTGACAGACGAAAGTACCAAAGCCGTTGGCAAATACCGCGAATATGTCGAATTGGCCCTTGAAGAGGAAACGGTGAGTCCTCTGGAAAAACTTTACGGTGGCTTCGTCCTGGGTAGAGAACGTTTCGTCCGCGAAATTTTACAGAGATTGTCCGCCGACCAGGTGGAGCGCGAAGACGTTTCGTATCGCAAGTCCTTGCAGGTCGGAAATTGGGTTGAGGATATTATCCAGCGGGTTTGTGTATACCATGGCTGCCGTCCGCAGGATCTGAATAAAAAAGAACATCGCCACGCACGGGATATGGCGATCTATCTGCTGAAGCGGCAGACGGCTGCTGCCAACCGGGAGATCGGAGAAATGTTTGACGGCTTAAGTTATTCGGCGGTTGCGAAAATATGCCAGCGATTTGGGAAGCGGCTGCAGGATAACAAGGGACTGACTCTCGCTTTGGAGGAATTGTCCCGAGTCAAGGGCTGA
- a CDS encoding TolC family protein has protein sequence MFLCGNKVVAKRYHIWMRVLLLVLFCIIPRQGKAGTLEFNQLRREILAQAYDVKLAAKEIDISQQRIREAGAAYFPALSFRYSNEWFKDFTESSGGLDSVGGTVISSSGSKWKNVATLSLNYTLYDFGTRSLRVDSAKLETEQTRRQKEQREQDVSLQVLDLFARGWRLQTQQNIQQQRLELAEERYALGQRLYQAGTMDRIKVGELAIDVAETRLLVEQLQRQFVDVLWALTELSGHCYEPTTTFVPLGASDAASVTIALLPEVQALDLAIETKQNEVDMALRRFLPTLNLYSSYTFYGRDSSDWSQAFSDLDDTNFSCGITLDVNLFNGFGDLAQFERLKLEKEHLQLQREKKVAELTTRYQTLKYRADQSPDKKQRWSHTRRTLEEQRDMMTRLSQQQLRDQVTQIGQQLDLLEQQLQVRLDEIEQMTALNQLTLLSAYQFRPDF, from the coding sequence ATGTTTTTATGTGGAAACAAGGTGGTGGCCAAGCGCTATCACATTTGGATGCGTGTTCTCTTGTTGGTGTTATTCTGTATCATTCCCAGGCAAGGCAAAGCGGGGACGTTGGAGTTTAACCAATTGCGTCGGGAAATTCTGGCACAGGCCTATGACGTCAAGCTGGCGGCAAAAGAAATCGACATCAGCCAGCAACGTATCCGTGAAGCGGGCGCAGCTTATTTTCCCGCGCTGTCTTTTCGCTACAGCAATGAATGGTTCAAGGATTTTACGGAATCGAGCGGCGGGCTCGATTCCGTCGGCGGCACGGTAATCAGTTCGTCCGGTAGCAAGTGGAAAAACGTCGCTACTCTGTCACTGAATTATACCCTGTATGATTTCGGTACTCGCTCGCTTCGTGTCGATAGCGCCAAACTGGAAACGGAGCAAACCCGTCGTCAAAAAGAACAGCGTGAGCAGGATGTGTCGCTTCAAGTACTCGACCTGTTTGCGCGTGGCTGGCGATTACAGACGCAGCAAAATATTCAGCAGCAGCGCCTTGAGCTGGCTGAAGAGCGTTATGCCCTAGGCCAACGTTTGTACCAGGCCGGTACTATGGACCGAATCAAGGTCGGTGAGCTGGCCATTGACGTGGCGGAAACCCGCTTGCTCGTCGAGCAATTGCAGCGCCAGTTTGTGGATGTGCTGTGGGCATTGACGGAGCTGAGTGGGCATTGTTACGAGCCGACAACAACCTTTGTCCCCTTAGGTGCCAGCGATGCTGCTTCTGTCACCATTGCCTTGTTGCCCGAAGTACAGGCGCTGGATTTGGCTATTGAGACCAAACAGAATGAAGTCGATATGGCACTGCGCCGGTTTCTGCCCACCCTGAATCTTTACTCCTCCTATACCTTTTACGGCCGTGATTCCAGTGATTGGTCCCAGGCGTTCAGTGATCTGGACGACACCAACTTTTCCTGTGGTATTACCTTGGACGTCAATTTGTTTAACGGTTTTGGCGACCTCGCTCAGTTTGAACGGCTTAAACTCGAAAAAGAGCACCTCCAGTTACAACGCGAGAAAAAAGTCGCCGAACTGACCACGCGCTACCAAACGTTGAAATACCGCGCCGATCAATCCCCTGACAAGAAACAACGCTGGTCGCACACGCGCCGCACTCTGGAAGAGCAGCGCGACATGATGACACGGCTGTCCCAGCAGCAACTGCGCGATCAGGTAACCCAAATCGGTCAGCAGCTTGATCTGCTTGAACAGCAACTCCAGGTGCGGCTTGATGAGATCGAGCAGATGACGGCGCTGAACCAACTGACTCTGCTCTCCGCCTACCAATTCCGGCCGGATTTTTGA